A stretch of Nitrospinota bacterium DNA encodes these proteins:
- a CDS encoding 50S ribosomal protein L23, which translates to MDIYQVIEKPLVTEKGSDMLAQGNWVLFRVNPAANKIQIREAVQKIFDVKVLHVNTQIVRGKRKRFGRTMGHTKTWKKAMVQLKEGDRIEIFEGV; encoded by the coding sequence ATGGATATTTATCAGGTAATAGAGAAACCTCTGGTCACGGAAAAGGGGAGCGATATGCTTGCCCAGGGAAACTGGGTGCTGTTTCGAGTGAACCCTGCGGCTAACAAGATTCAAATCCGTGAAGCGGTACAAAAGATATTTGATGTGAAAGTCCTTCATGTAAACACCCAGATAGTTCGGGGCAAACGAAAGCGGTTTGGCAGAACTATGGGTCATACTAAAACCTGGAAAAAGGCAATGGTTCAGTTGAAAGAAGGCGACAGGATAGAAATTTTTGAGGGAGTGTAA
- the rpsG gene encoding 30S ribosomal protein S7, producing the protein MARRREAQKRKIIPDPKFNDLLVARFINCILRKGEKGKAESILYKALDSVAEKSKEDPLRVFRKAVENAAPLLEVRSRRVGGATYQVPVEVKENRRLALSIRWMIQNAKARSGRSMAEKLTGEILDAFGNSGGAVKKKEEVHRMAEANKAFAHYRW; encoded by the coding sequence ATGGCAAGACGAAGAGAAGCACAGAAAAGAAAAATAATTCCTGATCCTAAGTTCAATGATCTGCTGGTTGCCCGTTTCATCAATTGCATTTTGCGAAAAGGAGAAAAGGGGAAAGCGGAAAGTATTCTTTACAAGGCTCTGGACAGTGTTGCCGAGAAAAGCAAGGAAGATCCTTTGCGGGTTTTTCGTAAGGCGGTGGAAAATGCGGCGCCTTTATTGGAGGTTCGATCTCGAAGGGTTGGTGGCGCAACCTATCAGGTCCCTGTTGAGGTCAAGGAGAACCGCAGGCTGGCTCTCAGTATTCGGTGGATGATCCAGAATGCTAAGGCGCGTTCGGGCAGGTCGATGGCTGAGAAGTTGACGGGCGAAATTTTGGATGCTTTTGGAAATTCTGGCGGAGCGGTTAAGAAAAAAGAGGAAGTTCATCGAATGGCTGAGGCGAATAAGGCCTTCGCGCATTACCGCTGGTAA
- the rpsJ gene encoding 30S ribosomal protein S10 produces MSDQKIKIRLKAYDHKLLDWSVGEIVETTRRTGAKVVGPIPLPTMKNKWTVLRSPHVDKKSREQFEIRTHKRILEILEPTPQTVDALMKLDLSGGVDIEIKL; encoded by the coding sequence ATGAGCGACCAGAAAATAAAAATCAGACTCAAGGCATACGACCATAAGTTGCTGGATTGGTCGGTAGGGGAAATCGTGGAAACCACCCGGCGCACTGGTGCCAAGGTGGTCGGCCCAATACCCTTGCCTACGATGAAAAATAAATGGACCGTTTTGCGTTCCCCTCATGTGGATAAAAAATCTCGTGAGCAATTTGAGATTCGAACGCATAAGCGGATCCTTGAAATCCTTGAGCCGACCCCCCAAACCGTAGATGCGCTGATGAAGCTGGATCTGTCCGGGGGTGTTGATATTGAGATCAAGCTTTAA
- the rpoC gene encoding DNA-directed RNA polymerase subunit beta' yields the protein MDSLTYFDKPKNPIMFDALRVRIASPEKIRSWSYGEVKKPETINYRTFKPERDGLFCAKIFGPVKDWECTCGKYKRMKHKGVICEKCGVEVILSKVRRERLGHIELASPVAHIWYFKGLPSRLGHLLDIPLKDLERIIYFENYVVTDPGDSDLEVGQILTEEEYREMEMEFPDTFRAMIGAEGVTELLKPMNLDNLAADLKEEMITTKSVMNRRKVAKRLKIVEAFRKSGNKPEWMILQVIPVIPPELRPLVPLDGGRFATSDLNDLYRRVINRNNRLKRLQELKAPQIIIRNEKRMLQEAVSALFDNGRRGRTLRGTNKRPLKSLSDMLKGKQGRFRQNLLGKRVDYSGRSVIVVGPHLKFHQCGLPKKMALELFKPFVFNRLEEKGYAATIKTAKKMVEQERAEVWEVLEEVVKGHPILLNRAPTLHRLGIQAFEPLLIEGKAIQVHPMVCTAFNADFDGDQMAVHVPLSMEARTESKLLMMSSNNVLSPSNGKPIAVPTQDIVLGCYYMTKVRGNVKGGGKVFSCQKEVVAAYDADELDLQAQIMVRIEGELIQTTTGRVLLGEVLPEGLPFELVNRLMDKKSLSDLFSKSFLMVGREKTVSLLDSVKELGFKYATEAGLSISIDQMRIPKTKVQLVDKTNDEVLKVHKQYRDGLITNGERYNKVIDIWAHVTEKVSEEMFKELEAEDESTVVGKTTKDFNSIFIMADSGARGSAQQLRQLAGMRGLMAKPSGEIIETPITANFREGLSVIQYFISTHGARKGLADTALKTANSGYLTRRLVDVAQDMIVQEDDCGTLKGINAISLVEAGEIIQPLGERILGRTVLEDVIDPFTGEVLAKADSLIVEETVQAIENAGIEKIKMRSCLTCESKLGVCVKCYGRNMATLQWVEVGEPVGVIAAQSIGEPGTQLTMRTFHIGGTASRVVEQTTLNTKRGGLVKYLGLRTLKNRNGEIIVMNRNGSLVIQDETGREKERFSVVYGAKIKVSDGQEVQEGQTLIEWDPYTNAILTEVSGTIAFGDVIEGVTMKEDFDDITGLSTKVIISHRDEKKQPRISLKDEKGETVRRYILPAGANINVNEGDMVSAGDLIVKIPRESAKTKDITGGLPRVAELFEARKPHEQATITEISGTVKFGGFVKGMRKVVVVGESGDECEYLIPRGKHINVHEGDEVVAGEPLMDGASNPHDILRVLGEDELQKYLVNEVQEVYRLQGVQINDKHIEVIVRQMLRHLVIEDSGDTDFLVGEQVTKKVFNQANQEAIKNKKKPAKGAPVLLGITKSSLSTESFISAASFQETTRVLTEVSVSGKMDNLVGLKENVTMGRLIPAGTGCRAYSGIRIEEPEIEGADQKEDQAPVAAE from the coding sequence GTGGATAGCCTGACATATTTCGATAAGCCAAAAAATCCGATCATGTTTGATGCCCTCCGGGTGCGGATTGCATCGCCGGAGAAAATCCGTTCCTGGTCTTATGGAGAGGTTAAGAAACCCGAAACCATCAATTACCGTACTTTTAAACCGGAAAGGGATGGTTTGTTCTGTGCGAAAATTTTTGGTCCTGTTAAGGACTGGGAGTGCACCTGCGGTAAATACAAAAGGATGAAGCATAAGGGTGTCATTTGTGAGAAGTGTGGCGTTGAAGTCATTCTCTCAAAAGTGCGCCGTGAACGTTTAGGTCATATTGAACTTGCCAGCCCGGTTGCGCATATCTGGTATTTCAAGGGACTGCCCAGTCGTCTTGGGCATCTGCTGGACATTCCCCTTAAAGATCTTGAGCGAATTATATATTTTGAAAATTATGTGGTGACTGATCCCGGTGATTCGGATTTGGAAGTCGGTCAGATTTTGACCGAGGAGGAGTACCGGGAGATGGAAATGGAATTCCCCGATACTTTCCGGGCGATGATTGGTGCCGAGGGGGTTACGGAGCTGCTCAAGCCGATGAACCTAGACAACCTCGCTGCCGATTTAAAAGAGGAGATGATCACCACCAAATCGGTGATGAACCGCAGAAAAGTTGCCAAGCGTCTTAAGATCGTTGAGGCATTTCGAAAATCTGGCAATAAGCCGGAGTGGATGATCCTGCAGGTTATTCCTGTAATTCCTCCTGAATTGAGACCGCTGGTTCCATTGGATGGCGGACGTTTTGCGACCTCTGACCTTAATGATCTTTACCGGCGTGTGATAAACCGGAATAACAGATTGAAGCGTCTTCAGGAATTGAAAGCTCCGCAGATTATTATCCGGAACGAAAAACGAATGTTGCAGGAGGCGGTTTCTGCGCTGTTTGATAATGGACGTCGAGGGCGAACCTTGCGTGGAACTAACAAACGTCCTTTAAAATCTTTAAGTGACATGCTTAAGGGTAAACAAGGCCGGTTCCGGCAAAACCTGTTGGGAAAACGGGTGGATTATTCAGGCCGTTCTGTCATTGTTGTTGGGCCTCATTTGAAATTCCACCAGTGTGGTCTGCCCAAGAAGATGGCGCTTGAGTTGTTCAAGCCTTTTGTGTTTAACAGGCTGGAAGAAAAAGGTTATGCCGCGACTATCAAGACCGCGAAAAAAATGGTTGAACAGGAGCGCGCTGAAGTCTGGGAAGTGCTTGAAGAAGTGGTGAAGGGGCATCCGATCCTGCTTAACAGGGCGCCGACGCTGCATCGACTGGGTATCCAGGCTTTTGAGCCTTTGCTGATTGAGGGTAAAGCCATTCAGGTGCATCCAATGGTTTGTACCGCTTTCAATGCCGACTTCGATGGTGACCAGATGGCGGTTCACGTGCCGCTTTCCATGGAGGCGAGAACTGAAAGCAAATTGTTGATGATGTCTTCCAACAATGTCTTGTCTCCATCAAATGGAAAACCGATTGCCGTTCCAACTCAGGATATTGTTTTGGGTTGTTATTACATGACAAAGGTTCGGGGAAATGTAAAAGGAGGCGGTAAGGTTTTCTCGTGTCAAAAGGAAGTCGTGGCCGCATACGATGCGGATGAACTCGATCTGCAGGCGCAAATTATGGTCCGCATTGAAGGAGAGCTGATCCAGACAACAACGGGTCGGGTGCTCCTTGGTGAAGTTTTGCCTGAAGGCTTGCCTTTTGAGCTGGTGAACCGGCTGATGGATAAGAAATCCCTGTCAGATCTTTTTTCCAAATCTTTCCTCATGGTGGGAAGGGAAAAAACAGTTTCCTTGTTGGACAGTGTCAAGGAATTGGGATTTAAATACGCCACGGAGGCGGGACTCAGTATTTCTATTGACCAGATGCGAATTCCGAAAACTAAAGTGCAGTTGGTTGATAAAACCAATGATGAGGTCCTCAAGGTTCACAAGCAGTACAGGGATGGTCTCATTACCAATGGCGAAAGGTATAACAAGGTCATTGATATCTGGGCGCACGTTACAGAAAAAGTATCTGAAGAAATGTTTAAAGAGCTGGAAGCGGAAGATGAGTCTACTGTTGTGGGAAAAACCACCAAGGACTTTAATTCCATTTTTATCATGGCCGATTCGGGTGCCCGCGGCAGTGCCCAGCAGTTGCGCCAGTTGGCTGGAATGCGCGGCCTGATGGCTAAACCTTCCGGTGAAATTATAGAAACGCCTATCACCGCTAATTTTCGTGAAGGACTTTCGGTGATTCAGTATTTCATTTCTACGCATGGAGCTCGAAAGGGTCTTGCGGATACAGCACTGAAAACCGCGAATTCAGGTTACCTCACCCGGCGGCTTGTTGATGTGGCCCAGGATATGATTGTTCAGGAAGATGACTGCGGTACCCTCAAGGGTATTAATGCGATCTCCCTGGTTGAGGCCGGAGAAATTATTCAGCCTCTGGGAGAGAGAATTTTGGGCAGGACGGTTCTGGAAGATGTTATTGACCCGTTTACAGGCGAAGTATTGGCCAAGGCGGACAGTCTGATTGTGGAAGAGACTGTGCAGGCAATTGAAAACGCAGGTATAGAAAAAATCAAAATGCGTTCTTGCCTGACCTGTGAATCCAAGCTGGGTGTTTGTGTTAAGTGTTATGGGCGCAACATGGCTACTTTGCAATGGGTTGAAGTTGGCGAGCCGGTAGGTGTCATCGCTGCGCAGTCCATTGGTGAGCCGGGGACCCAGCTGACCATGAGAACATTCCACATTGGTGGAACTGCCAGCAGGGTTGTCGAGCAAACGACCTTGAATACAAAGCGGGGTGGTTTGGTCAAGTATCTTGGATTGCGTACCCTTAAAAACCGTAATGGTGAGATTATAGTTATGAACCGGAACGGCAGCCTGGTGATTCAGGATGAGACGGGGCGTGAAAAAGAACGGTTCTCAGTTGTGTATGGAGCAAAAATCAAGGTTAGTGATGGCCAGGAAGTGCAAGAGGGTCAAACCCTGATTGAGTGGGATCCTTATACAAATGCAATTTTGACCGAGGTCTCAGGAACTATTGCATTTGGTGATGTGATTGAGGGTGTCACCATGAAAGAAGATTTTGACGATATCACGGGTCTCTCTACCAAGGTTATTATCAGTCACCGTGATGAGAAAAAACAGCCGCGGATTTCGCTCAAGGATGAAAAGGGTGAAACCGTGCGTCGATATATCCTGCCAGCAGGTGCGAACATTAACGTGAACGAAGGCGATATGGTGAGTGCTGGGGATTTGATTGTTAAAATTCCGCGCGAATCTGCAAAGACAAAAGATATCACCGGTGGTTTGCCTCGTGTGGCAGAGTTGTTTGAAGCTCGTAAACCCCATGAGCAGGCAACGATCACGGAAATTTCCGGAACGGTCAAGTTTGGAGGGTTTGTCAAGGGTATGCGCAAGGTCGTCGTAGTGGGTGAATCGGGTGACGAATGTGAATACCTGATTCCGAGGGGCAAACACATCAACGTCCACGAAGGCGATGAGGTGGTTGCCGGTGAACCTTTGATGGATGGCGCCTCCAATCCGCATGATATTTTGCGGGTGCTTGGTGAAGATGAATTGCAGAAATATCTGGTGAATGAGGTCCAGGAGGTCTATCGTCTGCAGGGTGTGCAAATTAACGATAAGCATATTGAGGTTATCGTTCGGCAAATGCTGCGGCATTTAGTTATTGAAGATTCAGGCGATACGGATTTTCTGGTTGGAGAACAGGTGACCAAGAAAGTCTTCAACCAGGCTAATCAGGAAGCCATCAAAAATAAGAAAAAACCGGCTAAGGGTGCCCCGGTGCTCCTAGGTATCACCAAGTCATCGCTCAGCACGGAAAGCTTTATTTCAGCAGCTTCTTTCCAGGAAACCACACGTGTGTTAACGGAAGTGAGTGTGAGCGGTAAAATGGATAACCTGGTCGGATTGAAAGAAAACGTGACAATGGGAAGATTGATTCCGGCGGGAACGGGGTGCCGGGCCTATAGCGGAATTCGTATTGAAGAACCTGAAATTGAGGGGGCTGACCAGAAGGAAGATCAGGCTCCGGTCGCGGCGGAATAA
- the rplD gene encoding 50S ribosomal protein L4 produces the protein MPELDIVDSSNKKVGTVEAPASVFEVKVSEELVQRYVTMQLGARRGGNAATKQNKGDLHGSNAKPWRQKGTGRARSGNTRSPVWRGGMTVFGPSPRSYAFQLTKKSKKLAISSVLTERLKTRNFMVVDSLSLESPKTKGAVALLNGLGLPAKTLFLVSEKNENLQLATRNLPQADVLLVDGLNVFDLLVHERIVCTADALKKIEERLN, from the coding sequence ATGCCGGAATTAGATATCGTAGACAGCAGCAATAAAAAAGTGGGCACTGTAGAAGCTCCCGCAAGCGTCTTTGAGGTTAAGGTCAGCGAAGAATTGGTTCAGAGGTATGTGACTATGCAGCTGGGCGCACGTCGTGGTGGAAATGCGGCGACCAAGCAGAATAAGGGAGATTTGCATGGAAGTAATGCGAAACCCTGGAGGCAGAAGGGAACAGGCCGTGCTCGATCGGGTAATACAAGATCACCGGTTTGGCGCGGGGGTATGACAGTTTTTGGGCCCAGCCCGAGAAGTTATGCGTTTCAGTTGACTAAAAAATCCAAGAAGCTTGCTATCAGTTCCGTGTTAACTGAAAGGCTTAAAACCCGGAATTTTATGGTGGTGGATTCTCTCAGCCTTGAGAGTCCAAAAACAAAGGGGGCGGTGGCATTGTTGAATGGATTGGGGCTCCCTGCGAAAACACTGTTTCTTGTGTCGGAGAAAAACGAAAACCTGCAGCTGGCAACGCGCAATCTCCCGCAGGCGGATGTGCTTTTGGTTGACGGTCTCAATGTTTTCGACTTGCTGGTCCACGAGCGGATAGTTTGTACTGCTGACGCGCTAAAGAAAATTGAGGAACGGTTAAACTGA
- a CDS encoding 30S ribosomal protein S12, with amino-acid sequence MPTINQLVKSGRKKPVGKSNSPALKSCPQKRGVCVRVYTSTPKKPNSALRKVARVRLTNGMEVTTYIPGVGHNLQEHSIVMIRGGRVKDLPGVRYHVVRGSLDTLGVESRMQSRSKYGTKKPKK; translated from the coding sequence TTGCCTACGATCAATCAGTTAGTGAAGTCCGGTCGGAAAAAACCGGTCGGAAAAAGTAACAGTCCGGCTTTGAAATCTTGTCCGCAAAAGCGGGGAGTTTGTGTGCGGGTGTACACGTCTACACCTAAAAAGCCAAATTCAGCTCTCCGAAAAGTGGCTCGAGTCAGGTTGACGAACGGCATGGAGGTGACCACCTATATTCCCGGTGTGGGTCATAACTTGCAGGAGCATTCTATTGTTATGATCCGCGGTGGTCGAGTTAAAGATTTGCCCGGTGTTCGGTATCATGTGGTCCGGGGTAGCCTTGATACGCTTGGGGTGGAAAGCCGAATGCAGAGCCGTTCGAAGTATGGGACGAAAAAACCTAAAAAATAA
- the tuf gene encoding elongation factor Tu, which translates to MAKEKFVRDKPHLNVGTIGHVDHGKTTLTASISEVLSKKGLAETIAFDQIDKAPEEKERGITIAIAHIEYNSETRHYAHVDCPGHADYVKNMITGAAQMDGAILVISANDGPMPQTREHILLARQVGVPKIVVFMNKCDMVDDPELLDLVELEVRELLSKYEFPGDDIPVIRGSALQALENPEDEEKTKPIMELMEALDTYFPVPDRPVDKPFLMPIEDIFSISGRGTVATGRVETGVVKVGEEIEIVGFKPTTKTTATGVEMFRKLLDEGRAGENVGVLLRGTKREEIERGQVLAKPGSITPHTKFKAEVYILTKDEGGRHTPFFNGYRPQFYFRTTDVTGVATLPAGVEMVMPGDNVSMEITLITPVAMAKELRFAIREGGRTVGAGVVGEIIE; encoded by the coding sequence ATGGCTAAAGAAAAATTTGTTCGAGATAAACCGCATTTAAACGTTGGTACCATTGGTCACGTTGACCATGGAAAGACGACACTCACTGCATCTATTTCAGAGGTTCTGTCTAAAAAAGGATTGGCAGAGACAATCGCGTTTGATCAAATTGATAAAGCCCCCGAGGAAAAAGAGCGAGGAATTACGATCGCTATTGCTCATATTGAATACAATTCTGAGACTCGTCATTATGCCCATGTTGACTGTCCCGGTCATGCTGATTATGTCAAGAATATGATCACCGGTGCGGCTCAAATGGATGGTGCGATTCTGGTTATCTCTGCTAACGATGGCCCTATGCCGCAGACCCGTGAGCATATCCTTTTGGCGCGTCAGGTAGGTGTTCCTAAGATTGTTGTTTTTATGAATAAATGTGACATGGTTGATGATCCTGAGCTATTGGATCTCGTTGAGCTCGAAGTGCGCGAATTATTGAGCAAATATGAATTTCCGGGTGACGATATTCCTGTGATTCGTGGAAGCGCGTTGCAGGCTTTGGAAAATCCGGAAGATGAAGAAAAAACTAAGCCTATTATGGAGTTAATGGAGGCGCTTGATACTTATTTTCCGGTGCCTGATCGGCCTGTAGATAAGCCTTTCCTGATGCCGATTGAAGATATCTTTAGTATTTCAGGCCGTGGAACGGTTGCGACCGGACGTGTTGAGACCGGTGTTGTTAAGGTTGGTGAGGAGATCGAGATCGTTGGGTTTAAGCCAACTACAAAAACCACTGCGACGGGTGTTGAAATGTTCCGCAAACTTCTTGATGAGGGCCGTGCTGGAGAAAACGTGGGTGTTCTTTTGCGTGGAACCAAGCGCGAAGAAATTGAGCGTGGTCAGGTTTTGGCGAAGCCCGGTTCCATCACTCCGCATACAAAATTCAAGGCGGAAGTTTATATTCTGACTAAAGATGAGGGTGGTCGGCATACTCCTTTCTTTAATGGTTACCGCCCGCAATTTTATTTTAGAACTACCGATGTGACGGGTGTTGCGACTCTGCCGGCAGGTGTGGAAATGGTAATGCCTGGCGATAATGTCTCAATGGAAATTACGCTGATCACGCCGGTAGCAATGGCTAAAGAGCTTCGCTTCGCGATTCGCGAAGGTGGTCGTACGGTGGGAGCCGGAGTTGTTGGTGAGATCATCGAATAA
- the fusA gene encoding elongation factor G: MSKKIQPEKTRNIGIIAHIDAGKTTTTERVLYYTGKSHKIGEVHDGNATMDWMEQEQERGITITSAATTCSWRDHQINIIDTPGHVDFTAEVERSLRVLDGAVGVFDAVSGVEPQSETVWRQASKYKVPRICFVNKMDRAGADFLACVKQMVEKLGAYPVAIQLPLGAEAGFLGVIDLIDMKANVYSDAKNKGETFDVVDIPAEYQGQAEEYREKLIESVSDVDDAIMEKFLGGEDVSRDEIVAALRKGTLENTFTPILCGAAFKNKGVQQLLDAVVYYLPSPQELKSITGSNPNTQKEETRKLDAADPLSALAFKIMTDPFVGQLAFVRVYSGKLTSGSYVYNSTKNERERVGRILRMHANKREEVDTVRAGDIAAVIGLKKSYTGDTLCDQDNPIILEAIQFPEPVISVAIEPKTKAEQEKLSDCLVKLLQEDPTFKVRVDPDTNQTVISGMGELHLEILVDRMRREFSLDVDVSKPQVAYKETITKAVEHENKYVKQSGGRGQYGHVVIKVEPREAGTGFEFVNKIVGGAIPREFIPAVQKGVEEAMGRGIMCGYPTVDVSVTLLDGSFHDVDSSEMAFKICASMAFREACKKGSPQLLEPVMDVEVVTPEEFMGDVIGKLNSKRGKIKDLSDRAGAKVIRAEVPLSGMFGYSTDLRSATQGRANYSMEFAKYEGVPAAIAEELVAKATGSKEKLAV, translated from the coding sequence ATGAGTAAGAAAATACAGCCTGAAAAAACCCGTAATATCGGGATCATTGCTCATATCGATGCTGGTAAAACAACAACGACTGAGCGTGTCCTTTACTACACGGGTAAGAGTCATAAGATTGGCGAAGTGCATGACGGCAACGCTACGATGGATTGGATGGAGCAGGAGCAGGAGCGGGGAATCACTATCACCTCTGCGGCGACAACTTGTTCCTGGCGTGATCACCAGATCAATATTATTGATACGCCCGGCCATGTTGATTTTACGGCTGAGGTCGAAAGGTCTTTGCGGGTCCTTGATGGTGCTGTGGGCGTATTCGATGCGGTGAGTGGTGTTGAGCCCCAATCTGAGACTGTCTGGCGACAGGCGAGCAAATATAAGGTGCCAAGAATATGTTTTGTCAATAAGATGGATCGGGCTGGAGCGGATTTCCTGGCTTGTGTTAAGCAGATGGTGGAAAAACTGGGGGCGTATCCAGTTGCCATTCAGCTTCCACTGGGTGCCGAGGCTGGTTTCCTGGGTGTGATTGACCTGATTGATATGAAGGCGAATGTGTATTCCGATGCCAAGAATAAAGGGGAAACCTTCGATGTTGTTGATATCCCGGCGGAATATCAGGGTCAGGCTGAAGAGTACAGGGAAAAACTGATCGAATCGGTTTCGGATGTGGATGACGCGATCATGGAAAAGTTTCTCGGTGGAGAAGATGTGTCGCGTGATGAAATTGTCGCGGCACTGAGAAAGGGAACCCTGGAAAACACATTTACTCCGATTTTATGTGGTGCCGCTTTTAAAAATAAAGGTGTCCAGCAATTGCTTGATGCGGTTGTCTACTACCTCCCCTCCCCCCAGGAGCTCAAATCCATTACCGGCTCAAACCCAAACACCCAGAAAGAAGAGACTCGAAAGCTTGATGCGGCGGATCCGCTGTCTGCTCTGGCTTTTAAGATTATGACTGATCCTTTTGTTGGTCAGTTGGCGTTTGTGCGTGTTTATTCCGGTAAATTGACCAGCGGTTCCTATGTTTATAATTCAACAAAAAATGAAAGAGAGCGTGTCGGCCGAATCCTGAGGATGCATGCTAATAAGAGGGAAGAGGTTGATACGGTGCGGGCCGGTGATATTGCGGCGGTGATCGGATTGAAAAAGAGCTATACCGGGGACACTCTTTGTGATCAGGATAACCCGATCATTCTTGAGGCGATTCAGTTTCCTGAGCCGGTTATATCTGTGGCCATCGAGCCAAAAACCAAAGCTGAGCAGGAAAAGCTCTCGGACTGTCTTGTCAAGCTTCTTCAGGAGGATCCTACGTTTAAGGTGCGTGTTGATCCTGATACGAATCAGACTGTAATTTCGGGTATGGGTGAATTGCATCTTGAAATTCTGGTTGACCGGATGCGACGTGAGTTTTCTCTTGATGTGGATGTGTCCAAACCTCAGGTGGCCTATAAAGAAACGATCACCAAGGCTGTTGAGCACGAAAACAAATATGTCAAGCAGAGTGGTGGGCGCGGCCAGTACGGTCATGTTGTGATCAAGGTCGAACCAAGAGAGGCTGGAACGGGTTTTGAGTTTGTCAATAAAATTGTTGGGGGTGCTATTCCCCGTGAGTTTATTCCTGCTGTGCAGAAGGGTGTTGAGGAGGCAATGGGGAGAGGTATTATGTGTGGATACCCCACGGTGGATGTTTCTGTGACATTGCTGGACGGGTCGTTCCATGATGTCGACTCTTCTGAGATGGCATTTAAAATTTGTGCTTCCATGGCTTTTAGGGAAGCTTGTAAAAAAGGATCTCCTCAATTGCTGGAACCGGTTATGGATGTGGAGGTCGTTACGCCTGAAGAGTTTATGGGCGATGTGATAGGTAAGCTGAATTCCAAGCGCGGCAAGATCAAAGACCTTTCTGATCGTGCCGGTGCGAAAGTGATTAGGGCAGAAGTCCCGCTCTCTGGGATGTTCGGGTACTCCACCGATCTGCGATCGGCCACTCAGGGGCGCGCGAATTACTCCATGGAGTTTGCCAAGTATGAGGGTGTTCCTGCCGCGATTGCTGAAGAGTTGGTGGCTAAGGCAACAGGGTCAAAAGAGAAATTAGCAGTTTAA
- a CDS encoding 50S ribosomal protein L3, with protein sequence MSVLIGKKIGMTEVFDDKGDCVPVTVIHVERCVPVLKRTEEKDGYQALMLAYGSRKPKHTSKPLQGFYDKHKAEPAKILREFRGEDVDDDAMGKPLKVDVFSEGDKISVVGVAKGRGFAGVFRRYNYGGAPASHGHHESYRGTGSIGMHTYPGRVFKGTGMPGRMGGHNVRVKNLKVVRVDVENNLLLVKGAVPGANGGILNIYKS encoded by the coding sequence ATGAGTGTATTAATTGGAAAAAAAATCGGCATGACCGAAGTGTTTGACGATAAGGGTGACTGTGTCCCGGTTACCGTGATTCATGTTGAACGTTGTGTGCCGGTGTTGAAGCGGACTGAAGAGAAAGACGGATACCAGGCTCTCATGCTGGCATATGGATCTCGAAAGCCGAAACATACCAGCAAACCTTTGCAGGGTTTTTATGATAAGCATAAAGCTGAACCTGCGAAAATTCTTCGTGAATTCAGGGGTGAGGATGTTGATGATGATGCCATGGGGAAACCGCTTAAAGTAGATGTTTTCAGTGAGGGCGATAAGATCTCGGTGGTGGGGGTAGCCAAGGGCCGGGGATTTGCCGGGGTTTTCAGGCGGTATAATTATGGCGGAGCGCCAGCCTCTCATGGTCATCATGAAAGCTATCGAGGTACCGGTTCGATAGGTATGCATACTTATCCTGGCAGGGTTTTTAAGGGGACGGGTATGCCGGGTCGGATGGGCGGTCATAATGTCCGGGTGAAAAACCTTAAAGTCGTCCGGGTCGATGTTGAAAATAATTTGTTGCTGGTCAAGGGGGCCGTCCCCGGGGCCAATGGTGGGATTTTAAACATTTACAAATCTTAA